A window of Anaerolineales bacterium contains these coding sequences:
- a CDS encoding glycosyltransferase family 61 protein → MPPMTERASRTVKRIAASILRRIPGSRLPQGGIPDYRAWSDSREARLPWLERGWDHWCVTVREAEMVEMPPPITADGTVNPVYRGAQYYRYPPLYLAHVRNGRLLGRDGVVLTSDGRVLEESTFAWGLPPAEWPVFTRLSVPAARAQPGAMLTLLSPVSGKPNYYHWWIDTLPRLAVAEAAGIRHFRIIVPQAMEPWQRESLERLGYPSDRWEPFGDDHWRVESLLFPSLLGYSGMVRPWAANWLRRKIGLPKPAAGKRRIYLRRAKAGFRQVANELELIPILKSFKFEVQDPQGMPLADQMKLFSNAESVVSIHGAGLSNLLFAPAGARVVEFMSPHPAYTNTCYYSLCSAIGHRYAVIFGKHPAPVAAGAGRRWRDDLIVPPEVLQETLSMLLGK, encoded by the coding sequence ATGCCACCCATGACGGAACGTGCATCGAGAACGGTAAAGCGGATCGCGGCGTCGATCCTCCGGCGGATTCCCGGCTCGCGCCTGCCGCAGGGCGGCATTCCGGATTACCGCGCCTGGAGCGATTCGCGCGAAGCCCGGCTGCCGTGGCTCGAGCGCGGGTGGGATCATTGGTGCGTTACGGTCCGCGAGGCCGAGATGGTGGAGATGCCCCCGCCGATCACCGCCGACGGCACGGTCAATCCCGTGTACCGCGGCGCGCAATACTACCGCTATCCGCCCCTCTACCTGGCGCATGTCCGCAACGGGCGCCTGCTGGGCAGGGACGGCGTCGTGCTGACGTCGGACGGGCGCGTGCTGGAAGAATCGACCTTCGCCTGGGGATTACCGCCGGCGGAGTGGCCGGTATTCACGCGGCTGAGCGTCCCGGCGGCCCGCGCACAACCGGGCGCGATGCTCACCCTGCTCTCGCCCGTTTCCGGAAAACCGAACTACTACCATTGGTGGATCGACACCCTTCCGCGGCTGGCCGTCGCCGAGGCGGCGGGGATCCGCCATTTCCGCATCATCGTCCCGCAGGCGATGGAGCCCTGGCAGCGCGAATCCCTCGAACGGCTGGGGTATCCCTCCGACCGGTGGGAGCCCTTCGGCGACGACCACTGGCGCGTGGAGAGCCTGCTCTTCCCGTCCTTGCTCGGGTATTCCGGGATGGTGCGGCCATGGGCGGCAAACTGGCTGCGCCGGAAAATCGGCCTGCCGAAACCCGCCGCCGGCAAGCGGCGGATCTATCTGCGGCGGGCGAAAGCCGGCTTCCGCCAGGTGGCGAACGAGCTGGAGTTGATCCCGATCCTGAAATCCTTCAAATTCGAGGTTCAGGATCCGCAGGGGATGCCGCTGGCGGATCAGATGAAGCTGTTTTCCAACGCCGAAAGCGTGGTCTCGATCCACGGCGCGGGCCTCTCAAACCTGCTCTTCGCCCCGGCCGGCGCGCGGGTGGTGGAATTCATGTCGCCGCATCCCGCCTACACCAACACCTGCTATTATTCGCTTTGCTCCGCGATCGGCCATCGCTATGCGGTGATATTCGGCAAGCATCCCGCTCCGGTCGCGGCGGGAGCCGGCCGCCGCTGGCGCGACGACCTGATCGTCCCGCCCGAAGTCCTCCA